The following are encoded in a window of Nakamurella sp. A5-74 genomic DNA:
- the sufD gene encoding Fe-S cluster assembly protein SufD, producing the protein MTVTEAPNVVGAVETSDRVAKFLHPVGSLALADHPVPSGKEEEWRFTPLRRLRGLHADAPFQPSATECTWTTPQGATVRPVSDPAELAGIRGASGYVPTDRTSARIFTEVESVLLVDVPADTELTEPVVIDLTGSDASVVEAGHIVLRFGAHSKADVVINHNGSATIAQVVETVAGDGAQITVTSLQEWADDTVHLAHHHVALGRDASVKHAVLTFGGDTVRISTSTRYNGPGGSAQLLGLYFADAGQHLEHRIFIDHDTPNCKSDALYKGALQGKSARTVWIGDVLIRKAAAGTNTYEMNRNLLLTPGARADSVPNLEIETGEIAGAGHASATGRFDDEQLFYLLSRGIPSDIARRLVVRGFFQEVLLKLGVPSAVERASETIERELAVTEH; encoded by the coding sequence GTGACAGTGACTGAGGCGCCGAACGTTGTCGGCGCGGTGGAGACCAGCGATCGGGTGGCGAAGTTCTTGCACCCCGTTGGCTCCCTTGCCCTCGCCGATCATCCGGTGCCCTCCGGCAAGGAGGAGGAGTGGCGGTTCACGCCGCTGCGACGGCTACGGGGCCTGCACGCCGATGCTCCGTTCCAGCCGTCGGCGACCGAGTGCACCTGGACAACCCCCCAGGGCGCGACCGTGCGTCCGGTCAGCGACCCGGCCGAGTTGGCCGGGATCCGAGGCGCATCCGGCTACGTCCCGACCGATCGCACCTCGGCCCGCATCTTCACCGAGGTCGAGTCGGTGTTGCTGGTCGACGTGCCTGCCGACACCGAGCTGACCGAACCGGTCGTCATCGATCTCACTGGGTCGGACGCGTCCGTCGTGGAGGCCGGTCACATCGTGTTGCGCTTCGGTGCGCACTCCAAGGCCGACGTGGTGATCAACCACAACGGATCCGCGACGATCGCCCAGGTCGTCGAGACTGTTGCCGGCGACGGTGCGCAGATCACTGTCACCTCGCTGCAGGAGTGGGCCGACGACACGGTCCACCTGGCGCACCACCACGTGGCGCTGGGGCGCGATGCGAGCGTCAAGCACGCCGTGCTCACGTTCGGTGGCGACACCGTCCGGATCTCCACGTCGACCCGGTACAACGGTCCGGGTGGCAGTGCCCAGCTGCTGGGGCTCTACTTCGCCGACGCCGGTCAGCACCTCGAGCACCGTATCTTCATCGACCACGACACCCCGAACTGCAAGTCGGATGCGCTCTACAAGGGTGCGCTGCAAGGGAAGTCGGCCCGTACCGTCTGGATCGGTGACGTGCTGATCCGCAAGGCGGCCGCAGGTACCAACACCTACGAGATGAACCGCAACCTGCTTCTCACCCCGGGAGCGCGGGCCGATTCGGTCCCCAACCTGGAGATCGAGACCGGTGAGATCGCCGGTGCCGGCCACGCCAGTGCCACCGGCCGGTTCGACGACGAGCAGCTGTTCTACCTGCTCTCCCGCGGCATTCCCTCCGACATCGCCCGGCGACTCGTCGTCCGCGGTTTCTTCCAGGAGGTGCTGCTCAAGCTCGGCGTGCCGAGCGCAGTGGAGCGCGCATCCGAGACCATCGAGCGCGAGCTCGCCGTCACCGAACACTGA